The following coding sequences lie in one Alphaproteobacteria bacterium genomic window:
- a CDS encoding glutathione binding-like protein has product MIELYTWGTPNGRKVSVMLEECGLAYNVRKIDITKDDQFTPAFVAINPNSKIPAVVDSDGPDGKPITLFESGAILIYLSEKTGKFLPKDARGKYATLQWLMFQMGGVGPMFGQAHHFIRSAAEKVPYGIERYSKETRRLYSVMNKRLGEASYLAGADYTIADIATYPWVARHEWHMVDLAEFPNVRRWFDAIGSRPTVKRGMAVPG; this is encoded by the coding sequence TTGATCGAGCTCTACACATGGGGCACGCCCAACGGCCGCAAAGTTTCGGTCATGCTCGAGGAATGCGGCCTCGCGTACAACGTCCGCAAGATCGACATCACCAAGGACGATCAGTTCACGCCAGCCTTCGTTGCTATCAACCCGAACAGTAAAATTCCCGCAGTCGTCGATAGCGACGGCCCGGACGGAAAGCCGATCACGCTTTTCGAATCCGGCGCCATCCTGATCTATCTATCGGAGAAGACGGGCAAGTTCCTACCCAAGGACGCGCGGGGAAAATACGCGACACTGCAGTGGCTGATGTTTCAGATGGGTGGGGTCGGCCCGATGTTCGGCCAGGCCCATCACTTCATTCGCTCCGCGGCCGAGAAGGTGCCTTACGGGATCGAGCGTTACTCGAAGGAGACGAGGCGCCTTTACAGCGTCATGAACAAACGGCTGGGAGAGGCATCCTATCTTGCCGGGGCTGACTACACGATCGCGGACATCGCGACTTATCCCTGGGTCGCGCGCCACGAGTGGCACATGGTCGATCTTGCGGAATTTCCCAACGTCAGGCGCTGGTTCGACGCCATCGGTTCACGGCCGACCGTGAAGCGCGGGATGGCGGTGCCGGGCTAG